The Fibrobacter sp. UWR2 genome contains a region encoding:
- a CDS encoding FISUMP domain-containing protein, protein MKNFFGVIVSFSVAALLCACTDYAQKIEDEYGPEDSSGKDGVSGEMTDYRDGRTYRTVTLGGQEWMAENLNYNTPASLCFVYLEENCSSYGRLYGWPLDGICPDGWHVPSEAEWRTLFYYVGDNSGTKLKSTSGWKVGMSGSDDYGFSAMAAGAASYVDMETYRELNTDAKIDVLIKPTAYQNTDRCNEYHAWYDCGDFFVEIVNNESSAFNNLELHFYLGATPALEKPISLGEPQVSFGEQTVDENGECYLPIHIESSIPAGGRIVFQIKWPSATYADFINGWSLLEHKGEGAFVEFDGIDLSQAPYFTGDESQRNELNSQGYEVDSYTLDPYIPVYYNGARIAGYGPYYEPILFFSTGEFAAFWTSSAKIYPDSIYYADLSNESASIVEDASDGFLSVRCVKD, encoded by the coding sequence ATGAAAAACTTCTTCGGCGTCATAGTTTCTTTTTCCGTTGCCGCATTGCTATGCGCCTGCACCGACTATGCGCAGAAAATCGAAGATGAGTATGGCCCAGAGGATTCCAGCGGGAAAGATGGTGTTTCTGGTGAAATGACCGACTACCGTGATGGCCGGACCTACAGGACTGTTACTCTCGGGGGTCAGGAATGGATGGCGGAAAATCTGAATTACAATACCCCAGCAAGTTTGTGCTTTGTTTATCTGGAGGAAAACTGCAGTAGTTATGGCCGCCTTTATGGTTGGCCGCTAGATGGAATTTGCCCTGATGGGTGGCATGTCCCTAGTGAAGCGGAATGGAGAACTCTTTTCTATTATGTAGGCGACAATTCGGGAACAAAGCTCAAGTCTACGAGTGGCTGGAAGGTCGGCATGAGCGGATCAGATGATTATGGTTTTTCTGCCATGGCTGCTGGAGCCGCCAGCTATGTCGATATGGAAACATACCGCGAATTGAATACCGATGCAAAGATCGATGTCCTGATAAAACCTACGGCGTATCAGAATACGGATAGGTGCAATGAGTATCATGCCTGGTACGACTGTGGAGACTTCTTTGTCGAAATCGTCAATAATGAGTCAAGTGCATTCAATAATCTTGAACTCCATTTCTATCTGGGGGCGACTCCTGCTCTGGAAAAGCCCATCAGTTTAGGTGAACCCCAAGTCAGCTTTGGAGAACAGACCGTAGATGAGAACGGTGAATGTTATTTGCCGATCCACATCGAAAGTTCGATCCCTGCTGGAGGTCGTATTGTTTTCCAGATAAAGTGGCCTTCGGCGACCTATGCGGATTTTATCAATGGTTGGTCTCTTTTGGAGCATAAGGGTGAAGGAGCCTTCGTTGAATTTGACGGAATCGACTTGTCGCAGGCACCATACTTCACGGGAGACGAAAGCCAGCGGAATGAGTTGAACTCACAGGGCTACGAGGTCGATTCATATACGCTGGATCCCTATATTCCTGTTTACTATAATGGGGCGCGTATTGCGGGGTATGGTCCATATTATGAACCGATCCTTTTCTTTAGCACGGGTGAATTCGCTGCTTTCTGGACCTCTTCCGCCAAAATTTATCCTGATAGCATTTATTACGCCGATTTGTCTAACGAATCTGCAAGCATTGTGGAAGATGCTTCGGATGGATTTCTTTCTGTCCGTTGCGTCAAGGATTAA
- a CDS encoding fibrobacter succinogenes major paralogous domain-containing protein, whose translation MRTKTFLSMSWLFALVALLLCACTDYAQKIKDEFDPDDASMADNEIKDTLYGYMTDGRDGRGYRTINIAGQIWMAENLNYEVGDSYCYEDNNQNCDTYGRLYKWNAALNACPAGWHLPTRMEIETLIGNVGGMSTAATMLKFTKGWDDNGNGLDPFGFSALPAGMLGYEGYFDGIGFTAGFWSSTEGDNDTLANYLIMRNDYEEARLNQGSRNYGYSIRCLYGESDQSSSSLGPESSSSQRSYGEFFDDRDGRTYKTVEIGSQTWMAENLRFEMDDSYCYNDEELYCIDYGRLYVWTAAQNACPEGWHLPSPEEFDTLLATVGGDAGSALRMEYGWNFANPIDNSSGFSALPGGFRGNDGNYSDEGSKAFFWSNSKVSNGTSGYNLVITDNGDALIRNNYDSADGNSVRCIMDGEGSRSSSSAGSSSSSVVFYQDEDLFDDRDGQTYRTVTIGSQTWMAENLNYGKEDSFCFEYEEENCERYGRLYPWESAQSACPDGWHLPSPEEFSTLIDLAGGKAVAGARLKAVDGWEDGAISSDDYGFTALPAGRRGYYQDFTDKTLGAYFWSNSRVQNSTAAYNMDLRFDTDSAMVRDNPDAHDGNSVRCVRDQ comes from the coding sequence ATGCGTACGAAGACTTTTTTATCGATGTCGTGGCTTTTTGCCTTGGTCGCGCTACTGTTGTGCGCCTGTACTGACTATGCCCAGAAAATCAAGGACGAATTTGATCCGGATGATGCCAGCATGGCTGACAATGAGATTAAGGATACCTTGTACGGATACATGACAGACGGCCGTGATGGCCGTGGATACAGGACAATTAATATTGCAGGCCAGATATGGATGGCGGAGAACCTGAATTACGAAGTTGGGGATAGCTATTGCTATGAGGACAATAACCAGAATTGCGATACGTATGGTCGCCTTTATAAATGGAATGCTGCTTTGAATGCCTGTCCCGCCGGTTGGCACTTGCCTACAAGAATGGAAATTGAAACGCTGATAGGGAATGTTGGTGGCATGTCTACGGCCGCGACAATGCTGAAGTTTACCAAGGGTTGGGACGATAATGGTAATGGCTTGGATCCCTTTGGCTTCAGCGCGTTGCCTGCGGGCATGCTTGGCTATGAAGGATATTTTGATGGAATAGGCTTTACTGCGGGGTTCTGGAGCTCAACTGAAGGGGATAACGATACCCTTGCGAACTACCTGATCATGCGTAATGACTATGAAGAGGCTCGTCTGAATCAAGGGAGCCGGAATTACGGTTATTCCATACGCTGCCTTTATGGAGAAAGCGACCAGTCTTCAAGCAGTTTGGGGCCCGAGTCTTCATCCAGTCAACGCTCGTATGGGGAATTCTTTGACGATCGCGATGGCCGAACCTATAAGACTGTAGAAATTGGCTCGCAGACATGGATGGCTGAAAACCTCAGATTTGAAATGGATGATAGCTACTGTTATAACGATGAAGAACTCTACTGCATCGATTACGGTCGCCTCTATGTTTGGACTGCGGCACAAAATGCTTGCCCGGAAGGCTGGCACCTGCCTTCGCCAGAAGAGTTTGATACTCTGCTTGCAACGGTGGGCGGGGATGCAGGTTCTGCGTTGAGGATGGAATACGGCTGGAACTTTGCCAATCCCATCGATAATTCCTCTGGCTTTTCTGCGCTCCCTGGTGGATTTAGGGGCAATGACGGTAATTACTCCGATGAAGGCTCAAAGGCGTTCTTCTGGAGCAATTCCAAGGTATCAAATGGCACTTCTGGATATAATCTGGTAATAACCGACAATGGCGATGCATTGATACGTAATAACTATGATTCTGCTGATGGAAACAGTGTCCGTTGCATTATGGATGGCGAGGGTTCTCGTTCTTCCAGCAGCGCGGGATCCTCGTCTTCGTCTGTTGTCTTTTACCAGGATGAAGACCTCTTTGACGATCGCGACGGACAGACCTACAGGACCGTAACCATCGGCTCCCAGACCTGGATGGCGGAGAACTTGAATTACGGAAAAGAAGACAGTTTCTGTTTTGAATATGAAGAAGAAAATTGTGAAAGGTATGGACGTCTTTATCCATGGGAATCCGCACAATCGGCTTGTCCCGATGGCTGGCATTTGCCCTCACCGGAAGAATTCAGTACGCTGATTGATCTTGCGGGTGGGAAAGCCGTGGCTGGAGCACGCCTTAAGGCCGTAGATGGCTGGGAAGATGGTGCGATCAGTAGCGATGACTATGGCTTTACGGCACTCCCTGCCGGCCGCCGTGGATATTATCAAGATTTTACCGATAAAACCCTGGGTGCCTATTTCTGGAGTAATTCCAGGGTGCAGAACAGCACTGCTGCATATAATATGGATCTTCGCTTTGACACCGACAGTGCTATGGTGCGTGACAACCCCGATGCACATGATGGAAACAGTGTTCGCTGTGTCAGGGATCAATAG